A section of the Paenibacillus odorifer genome encodes:
- a CDS encoding voltage-gated chloride channel family protein, translating into MNPWSTRWFEITKKRSYFALWSTFIKWIVLGSVVGILSGTASAFFLKSLDYVTDVRLEHPWLLYLLPLGGVLVSFLYMRYGKNSSKGNNLILEQIQDGQETIPLRMAPLVLFGTLVTHLFGGSAGREGTAVQMGGSLAEWFGKLIKISPMDRKILLMCGISGGFGSIFGTPLAGTLFGLEVVTIGLISQQALLPCFVASFVGDLVTTRLWGVHHTHYVVNEFPALSLMIILKVVLASVIFGLVSMLFSELTHFLKRIFTAMISNPMIKGAVGGLIIIALVFLVGSRDYLGLGIPLIKDSFEGDISPFAFLWKLIFTAFTLGTGFQGGEVTPLFVIGATLGNALAEILHVYGPFLAALGFIAVFCGATSTPIACFLMGIELFGSEGAIYMFIACVVSYLFSGHSSIYTSQLIGVSKSQFITIPQGTRIGTVKRARKK; encoded by the coding sequence ATGAATCCATGGTCTACCCGATGGTTTGAAATCACTAAGAAGCGAAGTTATTTTGCACTTTGGAGTACTTTTATCAAATGGATTGTGCTTGGTAGTGTGGTTGGCATTTTATCCGGCACCGCCTCTGCTTTTTTTCTGAAAAGCTTGGATTACGTTACAGATGTACGTTTAGAGCATCCGTGGCTACTTTATTTGTTGCCTCTTGGGGGAGTACTTGTTAGTTTCTTATATATGCGATATGGCAAGAACAGTTCTAAAGGCAATAACCTCATTCTAGAACAAATTCAGGACGGACAAGAAACCATACCTTTGCGAATGGCTCCATTGGTGTTGTTCGGAACATTAGTAACCCACTTATTTGGTGGATCCGCTGGGCGTGAAGGGACAGCTGTTCAAATGGGCGGAAGCCTTGCGGAATGGTTCGGAAAGCTGATTAAAATCAGTCCTATGGATCGCAAAATATTGTTAATGTGCGGAATTAGCGGTGGTTTTGGATCTATATTCGGCACTCCACTAGCAGGAACTTTGTTTGGTCTAGAGGTAGTAACCATTGGACTTATTAGTCAACAGGCATTACTTCCATGTTTTGTGGCTAGCTTTGTTGGTGATCTGGTCACCACTCGATTGTGGGGCGTTCATCATACACACTATGTAGTGAATGAATTTCCAGCCTTAAGTTTAATGATTATTCTAAAAGTGGTATTGGCCTCTGTAATTTTTGGTCTCGTGAGTATGCTTTTCAGTGAACTGACTCATTTTCTAAAAAGAATCTTCACCGCCATGATAAGCAATCCAATGATAAAAGGTGCAGTAGGTGGATTAATTATCATTGCCTTAGTATTCCTTGTAGGGTCTCGTGATTACTTAGGCCTCGGAATTCCATTAATCAAGGATTCTTTTGAGGGAGATATCTCACCGTTCGCTTTTTTATGGAAGCTGATCTTTACTGCCTTTACCTTAGGAACAGGATTTCAGGGTGGTGAGGTTACTCCGTTATTTGTGATTGGTGCCACACTAGGCAATGCTTTGGCTGAAATATTACATGTGTATGGACCCTTTTTAGCTGCCCTCGGTTTTATTGCTGTCTTCTGTGGAGCTACTAGCACGCCTATCGCTTGCTTTTTAATGGGGATCGAGCTGTTTGGTTCGGAAGGAGCCATATACATGTTTATCGCTTGTGTGGTGAGTTATTTATTCTCCGGACATAGTAGTATTTATACTTCACAGCTTATCGGTGTATCGAAGAGCCAGTTCATTACAATTCCTCAAGGGACTAGGATCGGTACGGTCAAACGCGCCCGCAAAAAATAA
- a CDS encoding ABC-F family ATP-binding cassette domain-containing protein, whose amino-acid sequence MSLLEVSNLSHAFGDKVLYKQVSLEVYKGEHVGVVGQNGTGKSTLIGILTGEVIPDGGTIKWQPNIKIGHLDQYAVIDGSSTVQSYLRRAFTELYKMEEKMNALYAECAVTGNEVLLQKAADLQERLEALNYYSIESNISKVVTGLGLNAMGMDRPIDQLSGGQRTKVILAKLLLEQPDVLLLDEPTNYLDTTHINWLAEYLIAFDQAFIVVSHNYAFLDKISTSICDIEGETIKKYHGKYADFLRQKEHFRESHIRQYHAQQKKIEATEQYIRKNGAGVNSRIARDRQKQLDRMERVAAPTFVTKASIRFQELPVNAQVALRVDHLVVGYVKPLLPKLTFSIRGGQKIVITGFNGIGKSTLLKTLVGQIPCVAGAFRFAEQVSIGYYEQDLIWENDNMTPIEIVSSFYPKLTIKEIRRHLALCVVKDSHVTQPIRTLSGGEQSKVKLCLLLLTACNFLILDEPTNHLDAETKDALQKALIQFKGTVILVSHEEQFYQGWVDRVINIVDENRNRELKYSHR is encoded by the coding sequence ATGAGTTTACTTGAGGTTTCTAATTTATCACATGCTTTTGGAGATAAAGTGCTGTATAAACAGGTTTCTTTGGAAGTCTACAAAGGGGAGCATGTAGGTGTGGTGGGTCAGAATGGAACAGGGAAAAGCACATTAATTGGTATTCTGACGGGCGAGGTGATCCCTGATGGTGGAACGATTAAATGGCAGCCCAATATCAAAATAGGCCATCTTGATCAATACGCGGTTATTGATGGGTCAAGTACAGTTCAAAGTTATTTAAGGCGAGCGTTCACTGAATTATACAAAATGGAAGAAAAGATGAATGCACTTTATGCGGAATGTGCAGTTACTGGCAATGAAGTGCTTTTGCAGAAGGCAGCAGACCTTCAGGAACGACTCGAGGCGCTCAACTATTATTCTATCGAGAGCAATATCAGTAAAGTGGTTACGGGGCTAGGATTAAACGCAATGGGGATGGACCGTCCTATTGATCAGCTTAGTGGGGGGCAGCGAACCAAAGTTATATTGGCAAAGCTGTTGCTTGAACAACCTGATGTGTTATTGCTCGACGAGCCCACCAATTATCTCGACACCACGCATATTAACTGGCTTGCTGAATATCTGATAGCGTTCGATCAAGCCTTCATTGTGGTCTCTCATAACTATGCTTTTCTCGATAAAATATCAACAAGCATTTGCGATATTGAAGGGGAAACGATTAAGAAATATCATGGCAAATATGCTGATTTTTTGAGACAGAAGGAGCATTTTCGCGAGAGCCATATCCGGCAGTACCATGCACAGCAGAAAAAAATTGAAGCCACTGAGCAATATATCCGGAAAAATGGTGCTGGTGTTAATTCTAGAATTGCCCGTGACCGTCAGAAGCAGCTGGATCGTATGGAGAGAGTCGCTGCACCGACGTTTGTCACTAAAGCATCTATCCGTTTTCAAGAGCTTCCTGTTAATGCACAAGTTGCGCTTAGAGTAGACCATCTGGTGGTTGGTTACGTCAAACCGCTGCTGCCCAAATTAACATTTTCGATTCGAGGAGGACAAAAGATAGTCATTACAGGCTTTAACGGCATCGGAAAATCAACATTGCTGAAAACATTAGTTGGTCAAATCCCCTGTGTTGCCGGGGCTTTCCGCTTTGCTGAACAAGTCTCTATTGGTTACTACGAGCAAGATTTAATTTGGGAAAACGATAACATGACACCTATTGAAATCGTCTCATCGTTTTATCCAAAATTGACTATTAAGGAAATACGTCGTCATCTAGCATTATGTGTTGTAAAAGATAGTCACGTTACACAGCCTATCCGTACACTCAGCGGTGGCGAACAATCTAAAGTTAAGCTGTGTCTTTTATTGCTTACAGCATGTAATTTCTTAATCTTAGATGAGCCCACCAATCACTTAGATGCCGAAACAAAAGATGCTTTACAGAAAGCTTTAATCCAATTTAAAGGTACAGTGATTCTGGTTTCTCATGAGGAGCAATTTTATCAAGGGTGGGTGGATCGTGTAATCAATATTGTGGATGAAAATAGAAATAGAGAACTAAAGTATAGCCATAGATAA
- a CDS encoding amidase family protein — translation MYINKSSLAQFAQGNKTSDVTMDRYLTQYLDLYDKVEPHVRAFVPEKNRADRIKNEVAGVREKYSEIPKPSLYGIPAGIKDLIHLDGLPTRAGSNLPPQALTKSEGSFIQKLRQKGVWFTGKTVTEEFAYAGPITTRNPHQLDHTPGGSSAGSAAAVAAGICPFAIGTQTLRSVMAPASFCGVVGFKPSYARIPIDGVQLMSPSFDTFGFFTQDMEGIDFLAAELVTGWRPFKEARKPVLGIPEGVYMTLLEDDTKITFQKQLKKLEEAGFSIKTVAMPWEDSFIYGDAMVRFVHGEMAQVHHSLFDIYKDLYDDTVRQAILSGRTITEEELEGYRSGQLKLRNDLLDVQKSQGIDLWVSPAQAGTAPLWGTRTGWTGMTAIWSYAGAPAVSIPAATINNMPLGFQCIGAYGRDEELIYWSKDVSLALQ, via the coding sequence ATGTACATTAATAAATCTTCGTTAGCTCAGTTTGCTCAGGGCAATAAGACCTCAGATGTAACCATGGATAGATATCTTACACAATATTTAGATCTTTACGATAAGGTAGAACCACACGTGCGTGCTTTTGTGCCAGAGAAGAACCGAGCAGATAGAATAAAAAATGAAGTGGCTGGGGTAAGAGAGAAGTATTCAGAAATTCCTAAACCATCGCTATATGGAATACCTGCTGGAATCAAAGATTTAATTCACTTAGATGGGTTGCCTACCCGTGCAGGGTCGAACCTCCCCCCACAAGCTTTGACGAAGTCTGAAGGTAGTTTTATTCAAAAGCTTCGGCAAAAAGGGGTTTGGTTCACCGGCAAAACAGTGACGGAGGAATTTGCTTATGCCGGACCTATCACAACCCGCAATCCTCATCAGCTGGATCATACGCCTGGCGGTTCTAGTGCAGGCTCTGCTGCTGCGGTTGCCGCGGGCATCTGTCCATTTGCGATAGGTACACAAACCTTGCGTTCTGTTATGGCACCTGCTTCATTTTGCGGAGTGGTCGGCTTTAAACCTAGTTATGCGCGTATCCCTATAGATGGTGTCCAATTGATGTCGCCATCTTTTGATACGTTTGGATTTTTCACTCAGGATATGGAGGGTATAGACTTTCTCGCCGCTGAGCTTGTAACGGGATGGAGACCTTTTAAAGAAGCTCGTAAACCTGTACTGGGGATACCCGAAGGTGTATACATGACATTATTGGAGGATGACACCAAGATAACCTTTCAGAAGCAGCTTAAGAAGCTTGAGGAAGCAGGGTTCAGCATAAAAACAGTTGCGATGCCGTGGGAAGATAGCTTTATCTACGGAGATGCCATGGTGCGGTTTGTTCACGGAGAAATGGCGCAAGTCCATCATTCACTATTTGATATTTATAAAGATCTTTATGATGATACCGTACGGCAGGCTATTTTATCTGGACGAACCATCACTGAGGAAGAACTGGAAGGATATCGTAGCGGACAACTCAAGCTCAGAAATGATCTATTAGATGTGCAGAAGTCACAGGGGATTGATCTGTGGGTTTCGCCGGCTCAGGCAGGAACAGCTCCGCTGTGGGGAACACGAACCGGATGGACCGGAATGACAGCCATTTGGTCATATGCTGGAGCGCCTGCGGTGAGTATTCCAGCTGCCACTATAAATAACATGCCATTAGGGTTTCAATGTATCGGGGCATATGGTAGGGATGAAGAGTTAATTTATTGGAGTAAAGATGTTTCTTTAGCGCTTCAGTGA
- a CDS encoding GNAT family N-acetyltransferase: MNSQSVVFPALHTERIELRILNLEDANVVFRHFSDEEVTRYMDIEPCKDLKEAEEIIQYHLDDSGCRWGMFEKANNEFIGTCGYHYLRRVGNEFTAEVGYDLSRSFWGKGYMYEVMKEIIDLGFLKLGFTSIDATVEPENVRSLMLLERLAFEQDAELRDQLLYFVLKRNR, translated from the coding sequence TTGAACAGTCAAAGTGTTGTGTTTCCTGCGTTGCATACAGAAAGAATTGAATTGCGGATTTTAAATCTAGAGGATGCAAATGTAGTCTTTAGACATTTTTCTGATGAAGAAGTAACTAGATATATGGACATTGAGCCCTGCAAAGATCTAAAAGAAGCTGAAGAGATCATTCAGTATCATTTGGACGATTCGGGTTGTAGATGGGGAATGTTCGAAAAAGCGAATAATGAGTTTATCGGCACCTGCGGATATCATTATTTAAGAAGAGTAGGCAATGAATTTACAGCAGAGGTAGGCTATGATTTATCCAGATCGTTCTGGGGCAAAGGCTACATGTACGAAGTGATGAAAGAGATTATTGATTTGGGATTCTTGAAATTGGGGTTTACTAGTATTGACGCTACAGTTGAGCCAGAGAATGTTAGATCCTTAATGCTGCTAGAGCGATTAGCGTTTGAGCAGGACGCTGAACTTCGTGATCAATTGTTGTATTTTGTTCTAAAACGTAATCGGTAG
- a CDS encoding RNA polymerase sigma factor: MVKGHVPKVEKEDERLWIQNILDGHKEDYSYLVNRYKNKIYGLMRGMGANHQDAQDITQETFIKAYRKLASHDLDKNFAAWLYAIATNLLKDLWKKDRPTASLPDNNAEHSLSDNPEEELMRSEHRTELLHLMQKLPSNYRTALLLRYTNDLSYEEMCMVLDVPLSKIQNDLYRAKQRLKQLITLQEVKTDEVLKFL, encoded by the coding sequence ATGGTGAAGGGACATGTACCGAAAGTTGAAAAAGAGGATGAGAGGCTATGGATCCAAAATATTCTCGATGGACATAAAGAAGACTATTCGTATCTTGTAAATCGATATAAGAATAAAATTTATGGGCTTATGCGAGGAATGGGAGCCAATCATCAAGATGCACAAGACATAACGCAGGAGACTTTTATTAAAGCTTACCGCAAGCTAGCCTCACATGATTTGGATAAGAATTTTGCGGCGTGGCTATATGCTATCGCTACTAATTTACTGAAGGATTTGTGGAAAAAAGACCGACCAACAGCGAGCTTGCCGGACAACAATGCCGAACATTCTCTTTCAGATAATCCAGAAGAAGAATTAATGCGATCGGAGCATCGCACAGAGCTGCTTCACCTGATGCAGAAGCTCCCGTCTAATTATCGTACGGCTTTACTGCTTCGTTATACCAATGATTTAAGCTATGAAGAAATGTGTATGGTTCTAGATGTTCCATTAAGCAAGATTCAAAATGATTTATACCGGGCTAAACAGCGTTTGAAGCAGCTAATTACACTCCAGGAGGTGAAGACCGATGAGGTGCTTAAATTCCTATGA